CTGTTCGCCGAGAACGTCGGCCTGGTGCAGATGACCGGCGTGCGCTCGCGCTGGGTCACCGCGGTGACCGGCGGCATGCTCGTGGTCATGGGCGTGGTGCCGAAGGTCGGGGCGTTCGTGGCGGCGGTGCCGGAGTTCGTGGTCGGCGGCGCGGCGCTGGTGATGTTCGCGACGGTCACCGCCGTGGGCATCCAGACGCTGAAGAAGGCCGAGTTCCACGGCAACCACAACCTGCTCGTCGTGGCGACCTCGCTGGGCCTGGCGCTGCTGCCGGCCTACGCCTCCGACCGCTTCGGGAACTCGATCTTCTTCGAGAAGTTCCCGGACTGGGCGCAGATCGTGTTCGGCAGCCCGATCACCATCGCGGTGGTGGCGGCCTTCACGCTGAACCTGGTGTTCAACCACCTCGGCGGCGGGGTCACGGTGCCCGGGGCGACGGTACCCGGGGTCGCGGTACCCGGCGTCACGGTGCCCGGGCACACCGCCTCCGGCGCCGCCCTCACGGCGCGGCCAGCGGCGGGATCCGACGCAGCGCCAGCGCTAGCACTCCAGCGATCCCCAGCAGCGAGCCCGCTACCGTGACCACGCCCGGCCAGCCGTCGGCCGACCAGGCCCGGCCGCCCAGGCTGCCGAACACGGACGAGCCGACGTAGTACGAGAACAGATAGAACGCCGCGGCCTGGCTGGGGCTGGCACCGGACGCGTGCGACCGCGCCGTCACCCAGCCGCTGGCCAGGCCGTGCACGGCGAAGAACCCGACGGTCAGCGCGCCGATCCCGACGACGACGACCGGCAGCGAGCCGGTCAGCGTCAGCAGCACGCCCGCGAACGCGACGGCGCAGGCGATCGGCGCGATCGCCCGCCGCCCCAGGCGGTCGGCCAGCCGGCCGGAGACCGTGGAGCTGACCGTCCCGAGTGAATACGTCAGGAATATGAGACTCACCAGCCCGACGCCCAGATGGAACGGCGCGGCGGTGAGCCGGAAACCGACCGCGTTGAACACCGCGACCAGCGCCCCGACCGCGCAGGCGCCGAGCGCGTAGAGCGCGAGCAGCGCCGGGTCCGCCAGGGCTCGGCGCTGCATGGCGAGCACGGTCCGACCGCGCAGGCGGGTCGCGACGAAGTGCCGGGACGGCGGCAGCGTGACGGCGACGACGATCGCGCAGGCCGTGGAGACACCGGCGGCGGCCACCAGAGCCCACCGCCACCCGGCGACTTCGGCGATCGGCGCCGTCACCAGGCGCGCCGCCATACCGCCGATCGCGGTGCCGCCGATGTAGAGCCCGGCGGCGCGCGCCTGCGCGGAGGGGTGCATCTCCTCGCGCAGGTAGGCGGTGGCTACGGCGGGCAGGCCGGCGAGGGCCACGCCGGCCAGGAGCCGCAGCGCGATCAGCGAGTCCCACGTGGGTGCGAGCGCGCAGGCCAGGGCCAGCACGGACGAGGCGGCCATGGAGAAGCGGATCAGGACGGTGCGGCCCAGGGCTTCGGACAGCGGGCCGAACACCAGCAGCGCGAGGGCCAGGCCGACGGTGGTCGCCGAGACCGTGAGCGTGCTCTCGGTGGGGGAGACGTGGAAGGCGTGCGCGAGGTCGGGGAGCAGGGCCTGGGTGTCGTAGAGGAGGACGAAGGTCGCGATGCCGGCGGCGAACAGGGCGGTGAGGACGCGGCGGAACTCCGGGGTGCCGGGGAGGTGGCCCTGGTGCTCGGGTCGCGCGGTGATGGGGTCGGCGACTGTGCTCACTCGACGATCGTGACTCGATCTTTGCCATGCGTCCAATAGCAGAAGTGGGCCACCTCGATGCGCATCACGTATCGACCGTCGTATCGTGGGCCTTGTGCTGCTGCGTGATCTGAGCTGGCTCGTGGCCTTGGCCGACCATCGCCACATGACCGACACCGCCGCGATCCTGGGCGTCAGCCAGCCGACGCTGTCTCGCGCGCTGGCGCGGGTCGAGGCCGAGCTGGGGACGCGGCTGTTCGAACGGGCGCCGGACGGCGTCGCGCCGAATCCGAACGGCGATCTCGTCGTGGCCGCGGCGCGGGAGCTGCTGGCTCGGTACGAGCAGCTGACCACGGAGCTGTCGGCGCGCCTGGATCCGGACGGGGGAGTGGTGCGGCTGGCGTTCCTGGACTCGATGGCGACGTCGCTGGTGCCGCAGCTGCTGCGGGCGTTTCACGGGCACGCGCCCGGCGTTCGAGTCTTGCTGAGCCAGGAGCCCGGCCACCACATCCAGGCGGATCTGCGCACCGGGGCCGCTGAGCTGGCGGTGACGTTTCCGCGGCCGGAGGGCGACTTCGGCTGGCTGCCTCTTCAGCGCGAGCGGCTGGTCCTGGCCGTGCCGCCAACGCATCGCCTGCGCGAACGCAAGCGGGTGGCGCTGAGCGAGATCGCTGAGGAGGAGCTGGTGATCACGCCGGTCGGGTTCGGCTTCCGGACGCTGGTGGATGCGCTGCTGGCCGAGGCTGGCGTGGTGCCCCGGATCTCGTTCGAGAGCGCGGATCTGGCGACGATCGAAGGGCTGGTGGCTGCGGGACTCGGGGTCGCGGTCGTGCCGGAGCAGTTCGCTGGTCTTAGCGGCACCGTCGGCATCGCGTTGACCGCGTCGGCCGCTCGCCGGACGATCGGGCTGACGTGGCGTACCGACCACACGCTCGCGCCGGCGGCGGCGCGGTTTCTGGCGTTCATCGAGAGTCAGTGGCCTGAGCCTTGATGGTGGTGGCGGTGGTGGTGGCGGTGGCCGTGGCCATGGCCGTGGGGTCGCTCGCGAGGGTGTTATTTCTCGGTTATGCCGAATGTGGCGGCGTGTCGCCGTACGCGTCTTTGATGTGGCCTCCATGATGGAGCCCACATCAAGGAAGTAAGGGAACTGATCATTCGGATTCTCATCGTGGGCGCGGGTATCGGTGGCTTGGCGGCGGCGCTGAGCCTGCACGACGCAGGTTTGAGCGATGTGCGCGTTGCGGAGGCGGCACCGGCGCTGCGGTCGTTCGGCGGGGGTGTCAGCCTGCTGCCGCATGCGGTGCGCGAGCTGACCGAGCTTGGTCTGGCCGAGGCGGTCGCCGGGTGCGGGGTGGCGACGGAGGAGCTGGCGTACTACGACCTGTCCGGCGGGACGCGGGTCTGGTCCGAGCCGCGTGGGCTGGCGGCCGGGTACCGGTGGCCGCAGTACGCCGTGCGTCGCGGGGAGTTGCAGATGGCGCTCTACAACGCGGTGCTCGCGCGGATGGGGACGGATGTGGTGCGTACCGGCGCGCGTCTCACCGGGTACGTGCAGATCCCCGGCGGCGCTGTGGAGGCGTTGTTCGCGGATGCCTACGGCGGGACCCACTCGGAATGGGCCGATCTGCTGGTCGGGGCGGACGGGGTGCACTCGGTGGCTCGCGCGCAGATGAACCCCGCAGAGGCTGCGCCGGTCGGGAACGGCACGATGACGTGGCGTGGCACGACGCTGGCCGAGCCGTTCTCG
This portion of the Catenulispora sp. EB89 genome encodes:
- a CDS encoding LysR family transcriptional regulator, with protein sequence MLLRDLSWLVALADHRHMTDTAAILGVSQPTLSRALARVEAELGTRLFERAPDGVAPNPNGDLVVAAARELLARYEQLTTELSARLDPDGGVVRLAFLDSMATSLVPQLLRAFHGHAPGVRVLLSQEPGHHIQADLRTGAAELAVTFPRPEGDFGWLPLQRERLVLAVPPTHRLRERKRVALSEIAEEELVITPVGFGFRTLVDALLAEAGVVPRISFESADLATIEGLVAAGLGVAVVPEQFAGLSGTVGIALTASAARRTIGLTWRTDHTLAPAAARFLAFIESQWPEP
- a CDS encoding MFS transporter, giving the protein MSTVADPITARPEHQGHLPGTPEFRRVLTALFAAGIATFVLLYDTQALLPDLAHAFHVSPTESTLTVSATTVGLALALLVFGPLSEALGRTVLIRFSMAASSVLALACALAPTWDSLIALRLLAGVALAGLPAVATAYLREEMHPSAQARAAGLYIGGTAIGGMAARLVTAPIAEVAGWRWALVAAAGVSTACAIVVAVTLPPSRHFVATRLRGRTVLAMQRRALADPALLALYALGACAVGALVAVFNAVGFRLTAAPFHLGVGLVSLIFLTYSLGTVSSTVSGRLADRLGRRAIAPIACAVAFAGVLLTLTGSLPVVVVGIGALTVGFFAVHGLASGWVTARSHASGASPSQAAAFYLFSYYVGSSVFGSLGGRAWSADGWPGVVTVAGSLLGIAGVLALALRRIPPLAAP